In one Mucilaginibacter sp. PAMB04168 genomic region, the following are encoded:
- a CDS encoding phage baseplate assembly protein V: MENKISVEINIEGTPIAHFSSFVLNQRFNEHHSFELRLNHDQIEGTNNVTLEKSKTFIGKNITVQFGNFLGKENQFTGKVTRVEISQSHGFQGDILISGFSPSILIDRGPDLGSYLNKSLTTILQQATADAPQNDLNFQVKPTYTSPIDYMIQYRESDFEFINRLSAEYHEWFYYDGTKLNFGKPDKLEEVDLVYGRDLHSLQYGMQIAPLKYQKFAYHSPQDQVFSAQPAAASSSSPDLSHVVSASDQVFSKRYNEPLNVRINSQKEIDTFVNDEHNALVSELLNIMGNGDNPQVGLGKVVNISTSMRAETGFQVQDFGKFLVTAVYHQLDGVGHYQNTFEGVSASSEKLNVKQAQKPFADMQLATVLDNDDPKKQGRVKVKFKWQCTSNDPTEWLRVVSPDAGSSDKVNTNRGFVFVPEKDDQVLVAFEEGNIARPIVIGSMFSGKTGIGGGVGNNGKSLISKSGHMLRLDDSAGITFIDKSKLNHIEIDGNNTITITADQTIKLVTGESSITLNSNGTIDLVGQVINIQGKQAINANACDMPGNAVNMGTYGTTAIAIESQNKTVTIAGALTVFSNTTISTTANGKHTITGNQVDIN, encoded by the coding sequence ATGGAAAACAAGATCAGCGTTGAAATTAATATTGAAGGTACCCCCATCGCTCACTTTTCGAGTTTTGTATTAAACCAGCGGTTTAATGAGCATCACTCGTTTGAGCTACGCCTCAATCACGATCAGATTGAGGGCACGAACAACGTTACGCTCGAAAAATCGAAAACCTTTATTGGGAAAAATATTACTGTACAGTTTGGAAATTTTTTGGGTAAAGAAAATCAGTTTACTGGCAAAGTTACCCGTGTGGAAATATCACAAAGTCATGGTTTTCAAGGTGATATTCTAATCAGTGGTTTCAGCCCGTCTATATTGATAGACCGTGGCCCGGATTTAGGATCCTACCTTAATAAAAGCCTTACTACTATATTGCAACAGGCTACCGCCGATGCCCCGCAGAACGACCTAAACTTTCAGGTTAAACCAACCTATACCTCTCCTATAGATTATATGATTCAATACCGTGAAAGCGATTTTGAATTCATCAATCGCTTATCGGCCGAGTATCATGAATGGTTTTACTATGACGGTACCAAGTTAAATTTTGGTAAGCCCGACAAATTGGAAGAAGTGGACCTGGTTTATGGACGTGATCTGCATAGCTTGCAATACGGTATGCAGATAGCACCGCTCAAATATCAGAAGTTTGCTTACCATTCGCCGCAAGACCAGGTTTTTAGTGCACAGCCAGCTGCGGCCTCATCGTCTTCGCCAGATTTGTCTCATGTGGTTTCAGCATCTGATCAGGTCTTTAGCAAACGCTATAATGAGCCGCTTAACGTTCGTATCAATTCACAAAAGGAGATAGACACATTTGTTAATGATGAACATAATGCGCTTGTATCAGAGTTGCTGAACATCATGGGTAACGGCGATAACCCACAAGTGGGGTTAGGCAAAGTAGTTAATATTAGCACCAGTATGCGTGCCGAAACCGGCTTTCAGGTGCAAGATTTTGGAAAGTTTTTGGTAACCGCAGTTTATCATCAGTTGGATGGCGTAGGCCATTATCAAAATACATTTGAAGGCGTATCGGCCAGCAGTGAAAAGCTAAATGTAAAGCAGGCGCAGAAACCATTTGCTGATATGCAACTGGCAACTGTGCTGGATAACGACGATCCGAAAAAACAGGGACGGGTAAAAGTGAAGTTTAAATGGCAGTGTACCAGTAACGACCCTACCGAATGGTTACGGGTAGTAAGTCCCGATGCTGGCAGTAGCGATAAAGTAAACACAAATAGAGGATTTGTTTTTGTTCCGGAAAAGGATGACCAGGTTTTAGTGGCTTTTGAAGAAGGTAATATCGCCAGGCCTATTGTGATTGGTAGTATGTTTAGTGGTAAAACCGGTATTGGCGGCGGCGTAGGCAACAACGGTAAAAGCCTGATTTCAAAAAGTGGGCATATGCTCAGATTGGATGATTCGGCAGGTATTACTTTTATTGATAAAAGTAAATTAAACCATATTGAAATTGATGGCAACAACACAATAACCATTACTGCCGACCAAACCATAAAGCTGGTTACCGGCGAGAGTTCGATTACACTTAATAGTAACGGAACTATTGACCTTGTAGGACAAGTGATTAATATACAGGGTAAACAGGCTATCAATGCTAACGCCTGCGATATGCCCGGCAACGCGGTTAACATGGGCACTTACGGCACAACCGCCATTGCTATTGAGAGCCAAAACAAAACCGTTACTATTGCAGGCGCCTTAACGGTATTTTCAAATACAACAATAAGTACTACCGCTAATGGCAAGCATACCATTACTGGAAATCAGGTAGACATTAATTGA